AGGAATTCCGCGGCTCTCGAACCTTTTTTCGGCGTCGCTCAGCCGAGCTGCTGCACCACCCAGTCGATGCTGCGAGTGAGCTGCGAGATGTCCTCGGGGTCGATCGCCGGGAACATACCCACGCGCAGCTGGTTGCGGCCCAGCTTGCGGTAGGGCTCGGTATCGACGATGCCGTTGGCGCGCAGAATCTTTGCCACCTGCGCGGCATCCACCGACGGGTCGAAGTCGACGGTGCCGACAACCTGCGAGCGATGCGCCGGATCGGCCACGAACGGCGTGGCGTAGGAGCTGGACTCGGCCCACGAATACAGCCGCGACGAGGAATCGAGCGTGCGCTTGACGGTCCAGTCCAGCCCGCCGTTGTTGTTCATCCACTCGATCTGGTCGGCGAACAACAACAGGGTGGCCAGTGCCGGGGTGTTGTAGGTCTGATCCTTGGTGCTGTTGTCGACCGCGATCGGCAGCGACAGGAATTCGGGGGTGTAGCGGCCCGAATCCTTGATCTCGGCGACGCGCTCGAGCGCCTTGGGGCTCATCAGCGCGATCCACAGCCCACCGTCGGCGGCGAAGCACTTCTGCGGCGCGAAGTAGTAGACGTCGGCATCGGCGATGTTCACCGGCAGACCGCCCGCGCCGGAGGTGGCGTCGATGGCGACCAGGGCGTTCTCGGAGCCCGCCGGACGCTGCACCGGAACCGCCACACCGGTGGAGGTCTCGTTGTGCGCCCACGCGATCACGTCGGCGGCCGGGTCGGAAACCGGTTCGGGCGCGGTGCCGGGATCGGTGGAGACCACGATCGGATCGCCGATGAACGGGTTGTTCTTGGCCACCGTCGCGAACTTGGCGGAGAACTCACCGTAGGTGAGGTGCAGCGACCGCTCCCGGATCAGGCCGAAGGCCGCGGCATCCCAGAACGCGGTGGTGCCGCCGTTGCCGAGGACGACCTCGTAGCCGTCCGGCAGGGAGAACAGGTCGCGCAGGCCGCCGCGTACGCGCGCCACGACATCCTTGACCGGCTTCTGACGGTGGCTGGTGCCCATCACGGAGGCGCCGACCTCGACCAGGGAGCGCAGCTGTTCGGGGCGGACCTTGGACGGGCCGCAGCCGAACCGTCCGTCGGCGGGCTTCAGATCGTCGGGAATGCTCGGAAAGGCAGCGGTCATGGCCTCAAGCCTAGAGCGTGATGTGGGTCTCGCACGTGGGTGGGTCGGATTGCCCGAGCGGGCCGGACGGGTCGGCCGGGACCCGCGTATACGTCCGTATCGCCGTGCCGGTGCATACCTGCCCGTTACCGTTGAGCAATGAGCATGGCAGGGCAGGACGGCCCGGGCGCCACGGCGGCGCCCGCCGCCGTGGCGGCACCGGAACTCGGCGTCGGCGCACCGAGGCCGGACAGGCCGCGCCGGGGCGGGCCGCCGGCACTTCGCGCCCGCCTGTGGAAATTCTTGGAGTCCCGCGGAATCATCCTGCGTACGGGCATACTCTCGATCGGTCAACGGCACGAGCTGCTGATCCGGGGGCGTAGCGGAACCGCGACCGTGCTGGGTGTGCGACTGTCTCGTGCGGTGCCCGCGACGGGTGCGCAGAATCCCTGCTACCGGATCTGGGTGCGAGTACAGCCGGACGATCTTCCGTCCTATGAGACGCGGGTGCGGCAACGGGTGAGCGACGCCGATCTGGAATTCATGCGGCCGGGCGATGTCATCGGGTGCCGGATCGATCCGGGCGATCCGGACCGGGTGGTGCTGTATGTGCCGGGCGCCGCCGAGGCGACCCGGGTCAGTATCACCAAGATCCTGTCCTCGGGCAGGCGTGCCGATGCCACCGTGCTCGCCGCCACCCCGATCGCCGCGGACTACTCCGGACGCGACGATCCGCTGCTGCGACTGGACCTGGAATTACGTGCCTGGGACGAACCGGATCCCTGGCGGGTGCGCATCGTGCAGGCGGTGCCGCTGCCGGCGATCGAACTGGTCGATCTGGGGCGCCACCTCGAGGTCGCCTTCTTCGCGGTGGACCGGGGTGAGTCGGTGGCCGTGGACTGGGAGGCCTCCGCCGAACCGTGAGCGCGACGCCCGCTCAGGGCAGTTTGACGAATTCGTAACCGCGCGAACGCAATACCGGCAGCACGACCGACATCCCCTCGGCGGTACCGGATTTCGGGCGGTGCATATGCGCGATCGAGATGGAGCCCGGCTGCGCCTGCGCCATCGCGGTGCGAACCTGCGCGGCCGTATAGGTGGCACCGGCATCGCCGTTGATACTGAAACCGACCGGCTGCTCCCCCAGCTCCCGCACGATGGCCACCGAGAGATCGTCGTAGTGCGCGGTGCCCGCGCGGAAGAACCGCGGCGGACGCCCCAGCAGCTGGGTCAGCCGTTCGTGGTTGCCCCACACCTCGTCGACGGCCTCCTGCGGGGACCGGGTGCCGGTGATGCCGTAGGCCGCGTGGCCGGTGACCGACAGCGGGCAGTGCCGGGTGCCGTGATTGGCCAGTTCGAACAGCGGATCGGCGGCCAGCCGCGCGGCACGGGCCGGATCGGCATCGATCCAGCGCTTGTTCAGGAACAGGGTCGCCGGAATCCGATGGGTGACGAGATAATCCATCAGTTCGGTATTGATCTCGTCGTTGTTCGGGCCGCCGCACGCGTCGAAGGTCAGCGCCATCTGCTTACCTTGCGCCGGAACGGTGGTGATGATGCCGGGCAGATCCATCCCCCACCCGGTGGGCTGCCGTCCGGCGTAGCGGGCGGCGACCGCGACGGGATCGGGCCGCGGCGGTAGCGCGGCGGTGACGGGGGCGGCGGTGGCCG
The genomic region above belongs to Nocardia spumae and contains:
- the serC gene encoding phosphoserine transaminase; its protein translation is MTAAFPSIPDDLKPADGRFGCGPSKVRPEQLRSLVEVGASVMGTSHRQKPVKDVVARVRGGLRDLFSLPDGYEVVLGNGGTTAFWDAAAFGLIRERSLHLTYGEFSAKFATVAKNNPFIGDPIVVSTDPGTAPEPVSDPAADVIAWAHNETSTGVAVPVQRPAGSENALVAIDATSGAGGLPVNIADADVYYFAPQKCFAADGGLWIALMSPKALERVAEIKDSGRYTPEFLSLPIAVDNSTKDQTYNTPALATLLLFADQIEWMNNNGGLDWTVKRTLDSSSRLYSWAESSSYATPFVADPAHRSQVVGTVDFDPSVDAAQVAKILRANGIVDTEPYRKLGRNQLRVGMFPAIDPEDISQLTRSIDWVVQQLG
- a CDS encoding polysaccharide deacetylase family protein → MAEGKSQVTITAAARISTTPAPKPVAATAAPVTAALPPRPDPVAVAARYAGRQPTGWGMDLPGIITTVPAQGKQMALTFDACGGPNNDEINTELMDYLVTHRIPATLFLNKRWIDADPARAARLAADPLFELANHGTRHCPLSVTGHAAYGITGTRSPQEAVDEVWGNHERLTQLLGRPPRFFRAGTAHYDDLSVAIVRELGEQPVGFSINGDAGATYTAAQVRTAMAQAQPGSISIAHMHRPKSGTAEGMSVVLPVLRSRGYEFVKLP